One window of Candidatus Nitrospira kreftii genomic DNA carries:
- a CDS encoding hypothetical protein (conserved protein of unknown function) has translation MRGIDFVTNKRGQKTAVLIDLKRHGQLWEDFYDSVVARDRAREPRESLDAVKDRLRRLGKLRG, from the coding sequence ATGAGAGGCATCGATTTCGTCACAAATAAACGAGGGCAAAAGACTGCGGTACTTATTGATCTGAAGCGACATGGTCAACTGTGGGAAGACTTTTATGATAGTGTCGTCGCACGGGATCGAGCTCGTGAACCGCGTGAGTCTCTGGATGCCGTGAAAGATCGTCTCCGCCGCTTGGGCAAGCTCCGTGGCTGA
- a CDS encoding hypothetical protein (conserved protein of unknown function), with product MKRDWDIVREILIKLEELDDANSFLRDEDVSGYDRALVAFHMHLLDEAGLIKAGCVRVSGGWSCQANCMTWRGYEFLDHIRQDKIWNRVKSTASEKSLSLSLDLIVKLAEKVIDSIL from the coding sequence ATGAAAAGAGATTGGGATATTGTTCGAGAAATTCTTATAAAACTCGAGGAACTTGATGATGCTAATAGTTTCTTAAGAGATGAAGATGTTAGTGGTTATGATCGGGCGCTCGTTGCATTCCATATGCATTTGCTAGATGAAGCAGGTCTGATAAAAGCTGGTTGTGTCAGAGTATCTGGCGGATGGAGCTGCCAGGCAAACTGCATGACTTGGAGAGGTTATGAATTCCTTGATCATATACGCCAAGATAAAATTTGGAATAGGGTCAAATCCACAGCAAGCGAAAAGAGTTTAAGTTTATCTCTTGATCTTATCGTAAAACTAGCAGAGAAAGTCATCGATTCGATCTTGTAG
- a CDS encoding Serine protease Do, with amino-acid sequence MKLCRLRIVVWGIIGCLTVPISGLAATQQVPKASGQDLQRQVRGTAHKVIPAVVSIASTVMVRDQAFSDEALPFGLFKEPPTRRQYGQGSGVIVSPDGYIVTNNHVVADAVDVEVVLADRRQYKGRVVATDPKTDVAVVKIQATKLPTAAWGDSSQLAVGDFVLAIGNPLGLSRTVTFGIVSAVGRADVGVADFEDFIQTDAPINPGNSGGALVNIQGELVGINTAIASPTGGSVGVGFAIPSNMARAAMQSLIKTGRVVRGFLGASTQDVSPPLGKIFRLPDVKGAIVTDVQAKGSAERAGLKRSDVVVRFDGQDVMDSGHLRNLVAQAAIGSKHRLDLIRDEKLYQAELVIQEAPRERTKKTQAASTASTVHPLSGVVFDDVTPPLARQMDLPVNNGVVVTDIEEGSLAEASGLQPGDVVLELNRQYVNSFAIFQRLADPLKPTDLALLLVNRQGNIMYIPIQGE; translated from the coding sequence GTGAAGCTTTGTAGGCTCAGAATCGTCGTGTGGGGGATCATCGGCTGTCTGACCGTTCCGATTTCAGGCTTGGCCGCGACCCAACAAGTTCCGAAGGCAAGCGGCCAGGATTTGCAACGCCAAGTTCGGGGCACCGCCCATAAGGTCATTCCAGCAGTCGTGAGTATCGCATCGACCGTAATGGTGCGTGATCAAGCCTTTAGCGATGAAGCTCTACCGTTTGGTCTGTTCAAGGAGCCCCCGACTCGCCGACAATATGGGCAGGGATCCGGCGTGATCGTGTCGCCGGATGGTTACATCGTGACCAATAACCATGTCGTCGCCGATGCTGTCGATGTGGAGGTGGTCCTCGCGGATCGCCGCCAATACAAGGGAAGAGTCGTCGCCACCGATCCAAAGACCGACGTCGCGGTGGTAAAGATTCAGGCGACCAAACTCCCCACTGCCGCATGGGGTGATTCGAGCCAACTGGCCGTGGGCGACTTCGTGCTGGCCATCGGCAATCCCCTGGGATTAAGCCGCACGGTCACATTCGGTATCGTGAGCGCGGTCGGTCGCGCGGATGTGGGCGTGGCGGATTTCGAAGACTTTATCCAGACGGATGCGCCGATCAATCCTGGGAATTCAGGTGGCGCGCTCGTCAACATCCAGGGTGAGCTGGTGGGGATTAATACGGCTATCGCGAGTCCGACCGGCGGAAGTGTGGGTGTCGGATTTGCCATACCCAGTAACATGGCCCGTGCCGCCATGCAGAGCCTCATCAAGACGGGTCGCGTGGTCCGAGGGTTTCTGGGCGCTTCGACGCAAGACGTGAGCCCTCCCCTGGGGAAAATTTTCCGTCTGCCGGACGTCAAGGGGGCGATTGTCACAGATGTGCAAGCGAAGGGATCTGCCGAGCGAGCCGGTCTGAAACGAAGCGATGTGGTGGTGCGCTTCGACGGGCAAGACGTGATGGATAGCGGCCATTTGCGGAATCTGGTGGCCCAAGCGGCGATCGGCAGCAAGCATCGCCTGGATCTCATCCGAGATGAAAAACTGTATCAGGCTGAACTGGTGATTCAGGAAGCCCCGCGTGAGCGGACAAAGAAGACTCAGGCCGCTTCAACTGCGTCCACCGTTCATCCGCTTTCCGGCGTGGTCTTCGATGATGTGACTCCACCGCTGGCACGCCAGATGGATTTACCGGTGAATAACGGGGTCGTTGTGACGGATATCGAGGAAGGCAGTCTCGCCGAAGCCTCCGGTTTACAACCAGGCGACGTCGTATTGGAGCTCAACCGGCAATATGTAAACAGCTTCGCAATCTTTCAGCGCCTCGCCGACCCATTGAAACCCACGGACCTCGCCCTCCTACTCGTCAACCGCCAGGGCAACATCATGTATATTCCGATACAGGGGGAGTAG
- a CDS encoding hypothetical protein (conserved exported protein of unknown function): protein MTCFAKFIACILLTTASGLPVSLAHAEESTFGTPKGDEGIRIFKAPEHPFYSGEFRLKGDRAFLVGSMGDAAPWDHLDYAGKHFNTVKGSIEIEVNERANTGRVVAEFVEGNNRYRIVFDRFTARAPFQDGGIATRIYEHGDSNNGDPLYPKTWLYLGGWGTATMYKDDQVLYKDYDAHFMVMERSRDPKTHEVRYPVTRTLPGGETDPAGMEIDLWVRSKEQNSKNFPPFETFVHLCWEEVTWR, encoded by the coding sequence ATGACATGTTTCGCGAAATTTATAGCCTGTATCCTGCTGACAACGGCTTCAGGACTTCCTGTCTCCCTTGCGCATGCCGAAGAGAGTACGTTTGGGACCCCTAAGGGAGATGAAGGCATCAGGATTTTCAAGGCTCCTGAGCACCCTTTTTACAGTGGTGAGTTTCGGCTCAAGGGTGATCGCGCGTTTCTCGTCGGAAGTATGGGCGATGCGGCACCTTGGGATCATCTGGACTATGCGGGCAAGCACTTCAATACGGTGAAGGGATCGATTGAGATTGAGGTGAATGAACGCGCCAATACCGGACGGGTAGTGGCCGAGTTCGTTGAAGGGAATAACCGGTATCGAATCGTTTTTGATCGGTTTACCGCGAGAGCTCCGTTTCAGGATGGCGGCATTGCGACCAGAATCTATGAGCATGGTGATTCAAACAATGGCGATCCGCTGTATCCCAAAACTTGGTTGTACCTGGGTGGCTGGGGCACTGCGACGATGTACAAGGATGACCAGGTACTCTACAAAGACTATGACGCGCACTTCATGGTGATGGAACGGTCACGCGATCCCAAGACCCATGAGGTCCGCTACCCGGTCACACGCACGTTGCCCGGCGGCGAAACCGATCCAGCCGGGATGGAGATCGATCTTTGGGTACGATCAAAAGAACAAAACAGCAAGAATTTCCCTCCGTTCGAAACGTTTGTCCACCTCTGTTGGGAAGAAGTCACCTGGCGCTAG
- a CDS encoding hypothetical protein (conserved protein of unknown function) has protein sequence MLFSLHRLLQIAILVMAAPMVSYGLENTTKVWTFDNDPQKTLPSEFQIGTLFDGRPAGEWKMLETDRAKSPPGVLGQLMAKGAEHAYKTVLIDETMSSDIELAISFLPIDGKADMGGGLIWRATDDRNYYLTRANPLEQNIRIYRVVKGIRKMLKNFDQIIDVRQWHALRVLTNGCRIQVYFDDKQVFDLCDETFATGRVGLWTKSDAVTYFDDLKLQIAH, from the coding sequence ATGCTTTTTTCTCTCCATCGCCTTCTCCAGATTGCCATCCTGGTGATGGCTGCCCCGATGGTGAGCTATGGCCTAGAGAACACAACCAAAGTGTGGACCTTTGACAATGATCCACAGAAGACCCTTCCCTCTGAATTTCAGATAGGCACCTTGTTTGATGGGAGGCCTGCCGGGGAATGGAAGATGCTGGAGACCGATCGTGCGAAGAGTCCACCCGGTGTGCTCGGGCAGCTCATGGCAAAAGGCGCGGAGCATGCGTATAAAACGGTGCTCATCGATGAAACCATGTCGTCAGACATTGAGCTTGCAATCTCGTTCTTGCCGATCGACGGCAAAGCCGATATGGGCGGGGGACTGATCTGGCGCGCGACAGACGATCGCAACTATTACCTGACAAGGGCCAATCCGCTGGAGCAGAATATTCGGATCTATCGGGTCGTGAAGGGTATCCGGAAGATGCTCAAGAACTTCGATCAGATTATTGATGTCCGGCAGTGGCATGCCCTCCGTGTTCTCACGAACGGATGCCGGATCCAAGTCTACTTTGATGACAAGCAGGTGTTTGATCTATGTGATGAGACTTTCGCAACTGGACGGGTCGGCCTCTGGACCAAATCCGATGCCGTCACCTACTTTGACGATCTCAAACTCCAGATTGCGCACTGA
- a CDS encoding hypothetical protein (conserved membrane protein of unknown function), with product MSFPVSLGLFVLAGLCEISGGYLIWLALREGRHWMYAAIGAAILILYGIIPTLQPAHFGRVYTAYGGMFILLSLLWGWGIDGDRPDRYDVMGAALCLGGMIVIMYAPRT from the coding sequence ATGTCGTTTCCTGTGTCTCTCGGGTTGTTCGTGCTCGCTGGTTTGTGTGAGATCAGCGGTGGATACTTGATTTGGTTGGCGCTCCGAGAGGGTCGGCACTGGATGTATGCGGCAATAGGCGCTGCCATTCTGATTTTGTACGGCATTATTCCGACTCTCCAGCCGGCTCACTTTGGTCGCGTCTATACCGCGTACGGCGGAATGTTCATCCTGCTGTCCCTGTTGTGGGGCTGGGGGATCGACGGGGATCGGCCGGATCGCTATGACGTGATGGGGGCTGCTCTTTGTCTGGGCGGTATGATTGTCATTATGTATGCGCCCAGGACATGA